A genomic region of Bombus fervidus isolate BK054 chromosome 17, iyBomFerv1, whole genome shotgun sequence contains the following coding sequences:
- the Nfat gene encoding nuclear factor of activated T cells 3 isoform X1 codes for MAPDLEKRRQELRRTNSCTLEQGNEHLQMLLQLRCTGNALIEPYRHGNNAVGRSSAVTGSVHRSTVTSSSRAHSASRRISHQQRQQQQSQSQQQQQPKISLGSLRNSDEHGSRTGSAQDSCDSSNDSGLGFEDRQQHLTNANAWNGAGEEDSKRRKMDIKLESEDANFSFPEVTHTTNPDSKTANRGSSNGIGGLATISGNRTGNGATGRVVEVSRSRPGLGVLAKRTQQGPVTLTSQLCTASTDGKVQLQIICQPEQQHRARYQTEGSRGAVKDRTGNGFPIVRLVGYDKPTTLQVFIGTDLGRVAPHMFYQACRVSGKNSTPCIERKIDGTIVIEVDMDPAKDMMVTCDCVGILKERNVDVEHRFPQEAGVFQGRSKKKSTRCRMVFRTRITHPDGSSETLQVCSQPIVCTQPPGIPEICKKSLTSCPCTGGLELFILGKNFLKDTRVVFQLDNDDLSSSLEPHWECAVLPDKEFLQQTHLVCVVPAYRRQDLAPSETVSVKLYAVSSGKTSEPHTFLYTAASTPPEPSVGKVESITSPLSTTNGDTTLATSPAAVSLTTGVTSNTLITQAAAGTANFLTTIQPQQPTSQTPEALKSDPSPPPVTASSQVTPVMMWAAQSSNCQNSPPDVMMPPPALVANPLLNRRSSSNLQLILPDNLKTEVLDENSENSMISENSMQSIPTPTANSSNGTSPLQQLVSENSREAPQANMIRSVPVAANGSPVQEAVNLLGVVDLMRNPHPLSLVSTHQNTFGGMHETSQVKVLSPHHINKETNPMLPAEGSPNGSLQGGGVVDLRMKHHQSEFGTLPNFTATSNGQLAAQSAHSVEKYLNHIESNVKEAEGQENGFVGTIQQRASIITTGRQPQQGQASNILASSPQGVKLDTLVNSGAESHQLVSPLRTVNPNSNTIMSHVSAVTDHETISSPQQNRSSPPNNVKTILEAFLPGQTVTPLPGNAATSVPSPASVVSEQTNGDSLLTTINAALLPSMQEPSVAATGTSNSNVSVPSHNPLQVTNESMSTAAEHIPQIPGLIQQDVVAIQQAHQVEQVVAQAQQQVEQVVAQAQQQAVQAVQQAQQQVVQHVVQHAQVVQQAVQQVQAVQQVQVPAVQQAVQQATQEVVQQAVQQATQEVVQQVQAVQQAVQQAQAAQAMQQAVQQDIGSMLNQPAGFVAEASSALASGAAQEPSQQRLTNYAEQAINNVITNATQDIINNRPITTTTAHAIIATKNILNSVATQSAQLMNSAMEGILPKSPSGQNNIVEQVANKTPNSQNVNPPIANAANSANSTTVRKQEDGMLPQELTSMSEHDLLSYINPSCFDPQNGFLM; via the exons GTAACAATGCAGTTGGTCGATCATCAGCGGTGACAGGATCGGTTCATAGAAGCACCGTCACGTCGAGTAGCCGCGCGCATTCCGCTTCAAGAAGGATCAGCCACCAGCAACGCCAGCAACAGCAATCACAAtcgcagcaacagcaacaacctAAGATATCCTTAGGATCTTTACGAAATTCGGATGAGCACGGATCGAGAACCGGCTCGGCACAGGACAGTTGCGATAGCTCCAACGATTCCGGCCTCGGCTTCGAGGACCGTCAACAACACCTTACGAACGCAAAC GCTTGGAACGGCGCCGGCGAGGAGGATTCAAAGAGGAGAAAGATGGACATTAAGCTGGAGTCCGAGGACGCGAACTTCTCCTTCCCGGAGGTTACACACACGACCAATCCTGACAGCAAGACGGCCAACAGAGGCTCGTCCAATGGAATAGGTGGATTAGCTACGATCTCAGGAAATAGGACAGGAAACGGAGCCACGGGGAGAGTGGTCGAAGTCTCGAGATCTCGTCCAGGCTTGGGTGTCCTTGCTAAGAGGACTCAGCAGGGTCCTGTCACCCTCACCTCTCAACTGT GTACTGCTTCTACGGATGGAAAAGTGCAATTGCAAATTATCTGTCAACCCGAGCAGCAGCACAGAGCTCGTTATCAGACAGAAGGTTCGAGAGGAGCAGTGAAGGATCGAACCGGAAATGGATTCCCAATTGTTCGTCTCGTTGGTTACGATAAACCAACTACCCTTCAAGTTTTCATCGGCACGGATCTTGGTCGTGTCGCTCCCCATATGTTTTACCAAGCTTGCCGTGTAAGCGGTAAAAATTCAACGCCGTGCATCGAACGGAAAATCGACGGTACCATCGTGATCGAGGTGGACATGGATCCAGCGAAAGACATGATGGTGACGTGCGACTGCGTCGGTATTTTGAAAGAACGGAACGTCGACGTGGAGCACAGATTCCCTCAGGAAGCCGGAGTGTTTCAAGGACGTAGCAAGAAGAAATCGACTCGTTGCCGCATGGTTTTTCGCACTAGAATCACTCATCCCGATGGTAGTTCGGAAACTTTGCAAGTTTGTTCTCAACCTATAGTCTGCA CTCAACCACCGGGAATACCGGAGATCTGTAAGAAATCACTCACATCGTGTCCATGTACCGGAGgattagaattatttatacttgGAAAGAATTTTCTGAAAGATACTCGCGTAGTATTTCAACTAGACAACGATGATCTATCGAGTAGTTTGGAGCCTCATTGGGAGTGCGCGGTTCTACCTGACAAGGAGTTTTTGCAACAAACGCACCTGGTTTGTGTGGTACCTGCATACAGGCGGCAAGATCTGGCACCCTCGGAAACGGTTAGCGTAAAATTGTACGCGGTATCGTCTGGAAAGACGAGCGAACCTCATACTTTCCTTTATACCGCTGCATCTACGCCACCCGAACCATCTGTGGGCAAAGTCGAGTCTATAACTTCGCCTCTATCCACTACTAACGGTGATACTACTCTAGCAACATCTCCTGCAGCAGTGTCTCTAACTACAGGTGTAACATCGAACA CTCTGATTACACAAGCAGCCGCAGGAACAGCGAATTTCTTAACGACTATACAGCCACAACAGCCAACATCTCAAACACCGGAAGCTCTTAAGAGCGATCCGAGTCCACCACCGGTGACGGCATCCTCTCAGGTAACACCCGTTATGATGTGGGCTGCACAAAGTTCAAATTGTCAAAATTCACCGCCTGACGTGATGATGCCGCCACCAGCTTTGGTAGCGAATCCGCTTTTAAATCGCAGATCATCTTCGAATCTTCAATTAATTCTGCCAGATAATTTGAAGACCGAGGTACTAGACGAGAATAGCGAAAACAGTATGATTAGCGAGAACAGTATGCAGAGCATACCGACGCCGACTGCGAACAGTTCGAATGGTACCAGCCCGTTGCAACAGCTCGTCAGCGAGAACTCGAGAGAAGCACCTCAGGCTAATATGATTAGGTCGGTTCCTGTAGCGGCGAACGGTTCACCTGTGCAAGAGGCGGTCAATCTCCTTGGCGTGGTAGATCTAATGCGAAATCCACATCCATTGTCGTTGGTGTCGACACACCAGAACACCTTCGGAGGTATGCACGAAACGTCTCAAGTCAAAGTTCTAAGTCCTCATCATATCAACAAAGAAACTAATCCGATGTTGCCGGCAGAAGGCAGTCCTAATGGAAGTCTTCAGGGCGGCGGTGTTGTTGATCTTCGCATGAAGCATCATCAGTCGGAGTTCGGTACACTACCAAATTTTACTGCTACATCAAACGGACAGCTAGCTGCACAGAGTGCCCATAGCGTAGAAAAATATCTCAACCATATCGAATCGAACGTCAAAGAGGCTGAGGGTCAAGAAAATGGATTCGTAGGTACCATACAACAACGAGCTTCCATTATTACTACAGGACGCCAGCCTCAGCAAGGACAAGCTTCCAATATTTTAGCTTCTTCCCCTCAAGGCGTCAAGTTAGATACTCTCGTTAACTCTGGCGCTGAATCTCATCAATTGGTGTCCCCTCTGCGTACCGTGAATCCCAATAGTAATACCATAATGAGTCATGTTTCCGCAGTTACTGATCACGAAACGATCTCGAGCCCCCAACAAAATAGAAGTAGTCCACCAAATAACGTCAAGACGATTCTCGAAGCTTTTCTGCCGGGTCAAACCGTGACACCTTTGCCAGGGAATGCTGCAACGTCCGTTCCATCGCCCGCATCAGTGGTCTCGGAGCAGACTAATGGCGATAGTTTGCTCACTACTATCAACGCTGCTCTATTACCGTCGATGCAGGAGCCGTCTGTGGCTGCGACCGGTACGTCGAATTCTAACGTTAGTGTACCATCTCATAATCCGTTACAAGTTACGAACGAGAGTATGTCGACAGCGGCGGAGCACATTCCGCAGATTCCGGGTCTTATACAACAAGATGTTGTAGCGATTCAACAAGCGCATCAAGTGGAACAGGTTGTCGCACAAGCGCAACAACAAGTCGAGCAGGTTGTCGCCCAGGCACAGCAGCAAGCGGTCCAAGCTGTGCAACAGGCGCAGCAGCAAGTTGTTCAACATGTGGTGCAGCATGCGCAAGTTGTCCAGCAAGCTGTACAACAGGTGCAAGCGGTACAACAAGTTCAAGTACCGGCTGTTCAGCAAGCTGTCCAGCAAGCAACACAGGAAGTAGTTCAACAAGCGGTGCAGCAAGCTACGCAGGAAGTTGTACAACAAGTTCAAGCTGTTCAGCAAGCGGTTCAGCAAGCGCAAGCGGCTCAAGCGATGCAACAGGCGGTGCAACAAGATATCGGTTCCATGTTGAACCAGCCGGCAGGTTTCGTTGCTGAAGCTAGTTCTGCTCTAGCGAGTGGAGCGGCCCAGGAACCATCTCAACAAAGGCTAACTAATTATGCCGAGCAAGCgattaataatgtaattacTAACGCTACTCAAGATATTATTAACAATCGACCCATTACTACGACAACCGCGCACGCCATTATCGCAACGAAGAACATATTAAACAGTGTGGCCACTCAAAGCGCGCAATTAATGAACAGTGCTATGGAGGGTATTTTGCCTAAATCACCTTCCGGCCAGAATAATATCGTTGAACAAGTGGCGAATAAAACACCCAATAGTCAAAACGTAAACCCACCTATAGCAAATGCGGCCAATAGTGCAAACAGTACAACTGTTAGAAAGCAGGAAGATGGTATGTTGCCTCAAGAGCTTACCTCGATGTCAGAGCATGATCTGTTAAGCTACATAAATCCGAGCTGCTTCGATCCTCAAAACGGTTTTCTTATGTAG
- the Nfat gene encoding nuclear factor of activated T cells 3 isoform X2 — MLLKGRLSEKKNRGHHGKNTKATAGNNAVGRSSAVTGSVHRSTVTSSSRAHSASRRISHQQRQQQQSQSQQQQQPKISLGSLRNSDEHGSRTGSAQDSCDSSNDSGLGFEDRQQHLTNANAWNGAGEEDSKRRKMDIKLESEDANFSFPEVTHTTNPDSKTANRGSSNGIGGLATISGNRTGNGATGRVVEVSRSRPGLGVLAKRTQQGPVTLTSQLCTASTDGKVQLQIICQPEQQHRARYQTEGSRGAVKDRTGNGFPIVRLVGYDKPTTLQVFIGTDLGRVAPHMFYQACRVSGKNSTPCIERKIDGTIVIEVDMDPAKDMMVTCDCVGILKERNVDVEHRFPQEAGVFQGRSKKKSTRCRMVFRTRITHPDGSSETLQVCSQPIVCTQPPGIPEICKKSLTSCPCTGGLELFILGKNFLKDTRVVFQLDNDDLSSSLEPHWECAVLPDKEFLQQTHLVCVVPAYRRQDLAPSETVSVKLYAVSSGKTSEPHTFLYTAASTPPEPSVGKVESITSPLSTTNGDTTLATSPAAVSLTTGVTSNTLITQAAAGTANFLTTIQPQQPTSQTPEALKSDPSPPPVTASSQVTPVMMWAAQSSNCQNSPPDVMMPPPALVANPLLNRRSSSNLQLILPDNLKTEVLDENSENSMISENSMQSIPTPTANSSNGTSPLQQLVSENSREAPQANMIRSVPVAANGSPVQEAVNLLGVVDLMRNPHPLSLVSTHQNTFGGMHETSQVKVLSPHHINKETNPMLPAEGSPNGSLQGGGVVDLRMKHHQSEFGTLPNFTATSNGQLAAQSAHSVEKYLNHIESNVKEAEGQENGFVGTIQQRASIITTGRQPQQGQASNILASSPQGVKLDTLVNSGAESHQLVSPLRTVNPNSNTIMSHVSAVTDHETISSPQQNRSSPPNNVKTILEAFLPGQTVTPLPGNAATSVPSPASVVSEQTNGDSLLTTINAALLPSMQEPSVAATGTSNSNVSVPSHNPLQVTNESMSTAAEHIPQIPGLIQQDVVAIQQAHQVEQVVAQAQQQVEQVVAQAQQQAVQAVQQAQQQVVQHVVQHAQVVQQAVQQVQAVQQVQVPAVQQAVQQATQEVVQQAVQQATQEVVQQVQAVQQAVQQAQAAQAMQQAVQQDIGSMLNQPAGFVAEASSALASGAAQEPSQQRLTNYAEQAINNVITNATQDIINNRPITTTTAHAIIATKNILNSVATQSAQLMNSAMEGILPKSPSGQNNIVEQVANKTPNSQNVNPPIANAANSANSTTVRKQEDGMLPQELTSMSEHDLLSYINPSCFDPQNGFLM, encoded by the exons GTAACAATGCAGTTGGTCGATCATCAGCGGTGACAGGATCGGTTCATAGAAGCACCGTCACGTCGAGTAGCCGCGCGCATTCCGCTTCAAGAAGGATCAGCCACCAGCAACGCCAGCAACAGCAATCACAAtcgcagcaacagcaacaacctAAGATATCCTTAGGATCTTTACGAAATTCGGATGAGCACGGATCGAGAACCGGCTCGGCACAGGACAGTTGCGATAGCTCCAACGATTCCGGCCTCGGCTTCGAGGACCGTCAACAACACCTTACGAACGCAAAC GCTTGGAACGGCGCCGGCGAGGAGGATTCAAAGAGGAGAAAGATGGACATTAAGCTGGAGTCCGAGGACGCGAACTTCTCCTTCCCGGAGGTTACACACACGACCAATCCTGACAGCAAGACGGCCAACAGAGGCTCGTCCAATGGAATAGGTGGATTAGCTACGATCTCAGGAAATAGGACAGGAAACGGAGCCACGGGGAGAGTGGTCGAAGTCTCGAGATCTCGTCCAGGCTTGGGTGTCCTTGCTAAGAGGACTCAGCAGGGTCCTGTCACCCTCACCTCTCAACTGT GTACTGCTTCTACGGATGGAAAAGTGCAATTGCAAATTATCTGTCAACCCGAGCAGCAGCACAGAGCTCGTTATCAGACAGAAGGTTCGAGAGGAGCAGTGAAGGATCGAACCGGAAATGGATTCCCAATTGTTCGTCTCGTTGGTTACGATAAACCAACTACCCTTCAAGTTTTCATCGGCACGGATCTTGGTCGTGTCGCTCCCCATATGTTTTACCAAGCTTGCCGTGTAAGCGGTAAAAATTCAACGCCGTGCATCGAACGGAAAATCGACGGTACCATCGTGATCGAGGTGGACATGGATCCAGCGAAAGACATGATGGTGACGTGCGACTGCGTCGGTATTTTGAAAGAACGGAACGTCGACGTGGAGCACAGATTCCCTCAGGAAGCCGGAGTGTTTCAAGGACGTAGCAAGAAGAAATCGACTCGTTGCCGCATGGTTTTTCGCACTAGAATCACTCATCCCGATGGTAGTTCGGAAACTTTGCAAGTTTGTTCTCAACCTATAGTCTGCA CTCAACCACCGGGAATACCGGAGATCTGTAAGAAATCACTCACATCGTGTCCATGTACCGGAGgattagaattatttatacttgGAAAGAATTTTCTGAAAGATACTCGCGTAGTATTTCAACTAGACAACGATGATCTATCGAGTAGTTTGGAGCCTCATTGGGAGTGCGCGGTTCTACCTGACAAGGAGTTTTTGCAACAAACGCACCTGGTTTGTGTGGTACCTGCATACAGGCGGCAAGATCTGGCACCCTCGGAAACGGTTAGCGTAAAATTGTACGCGGTATCGTCTGGAAAGACGAGCGAACCTCATACTTTCCTTTATACCGCTGCATCTACGCCACCCGAACCATCTGTGGGCAAAGTCGAGTCTATAACTTCGCCTCTATCCACTACTAACGGTGATACTACTCTAGCAACATCTCCTGCAGCAGTGTCTCTAACTACAGGTGTAACATCGAACA CTCTGATTACACAAGCAGCCGCAGGAACAGCGAATTTCTTAACGACTATACAGCCACAACAGCCAACATCTCAAACACCGGAAGCTCTTAAGAGCGATCCGAGTCCACCACCGGTGACGGCATCCTCTCAGGTAACACCCGTTATGATGTGGGCTGCACAAAGTTCAAATTGTCAAAATTCACCGCCTGACGTGATGATGCCGCCACCAGCTTTGGTAGCGAATCCGCTTTTAAATCGCAGATCATCTTCGAATCTTCAATTAATTCTGCCAGATAATTTGAAGACCGAGGTACTAGACGAGAATAGCGAAAACAGTATGATTAGCGAGAACAGTATGCAGAGCATACCGACGCCGACTGCGAACAGTTCGAATGGTACCAGCCCGTTGCAACAGCTCGTCAGCGAGAACTCGAGAGAAGCACCTCAGGCTAATATGATTAGGTCGGTTCCTGTAGCGGCGAACGGTTCACCTGTGCAAGAGGCGGTCAATCTCCTTGGCGTGGTAGATCTAATGCGAAATCCACATCCATTGTCGTTGGTGTCGACACACCAGAACACCTTCGGAGGTATGCACGAAACGTCTCAAGTCAAAGTTCTAAGTCCTCATCATATCAACAAAGAAACTAATCCGATGTTGCCGGCAGAAGGCAGTCCTAATGGAAGTCTTCAGGGCGGCGGTGTTGTTGATCTTCGCATGAAGCATCATCAGTCGGAGTTCGGTACACTACCAAATTTTACTGCTACATCAAACGGACAGCTAGCTGCACAGAGTGCCCATAGCGTAGAAAAATATCTCAACCATATCGAATCGAACGTCAAAGAGGCTGAGGGTCAAGAAAATGGATTCGTAGGTACCATACAACAACGAGCTTCCATTATTACTACAGGACGCCAGCCTCAGCAAGGACAAGCTTCCAATATTTTAGCTTCTTCCCCTCAAGGCGTCAAGTTAGATACTCTCGTTAACTCTGGCGCTGAATCTCATCAATTGGTGTCCCCTCTGCGTACCGTGAATCCCAATAGTAATACCATAATGAGTCATGTTTCCGCAGTTACTGATCACGAAACGATCTCGAGCCCCCAACAAAATAGAAGTAGTCCACCAAATAACGTCAAGACGATTCTCGAAGCTTTTCTGCCGGGTCAAACCGTGACACCTTTGCCAGGGAATGCTGCAACGTCCGTTCCATCGCCCGCATCAGTGGTCTCGGAGCAGACTAATGGCGATAGTTTGCTCACTACTATCAACGCTGCTCTATTACCGTCGATGCAGGAGCCGTCTGTGGCTGCGACCGGTACGTCGAATTCTAACGTTAGTGTACCATCTCATAATCCGTTACAAGTTACGAACGAGAGTATGTCGACAGCGGCGGAGCACATTCCGCAGATTCCGGGTCTTATACAACAAGATGTTGTAGCGATTCAACAAGCGCATCAAGTGGAACAGGTTGTCGCACAAGCGCAACAACAAGTCGAGCAGGTTGTCGCCCAGGCACAGCAGCAAGCGGTCCAAGCTGTGCAACAGGCGCAGCAGCAAGTTGTTCAACATGTGGTGCAGCATGCGCAAGTTGTCCAGCAAGCTGTACAACAGGTGCAAGCGGTACAACAAGTTCAAGTACCGGCTGTTCAGCAAGCTGTCCAGCAAGCAACACAGGAAGTAGTTCAACAAGCGGTGCAGCAAGCTACGCAGGAAGTTGTACAACAAGTTCAAGCTGTTCAGCAAGCGGTTCAGCAAGCGCAAGCGGCTCAAGCGATGCAACAGGCGGTGCAACAAGATATCGGTTCCATGTTGAACCAGCCGGCAGGTTTCGTTGCTGAAGCTAGTTCTGCTCTAGCGAGTGGAGCGGCCCAGGAACCATCTCAACAAAGGCTAACTAATTATGCCGAGCAAGCgattaataatgtaattacTAACGCTACTCAAGATATTATTAACAATCGACCCATTACTACGACAACCGCGCACGCCATTATCGCAACGAAGAACATATTAAACAGTGTGGCCACTCAAAGCGCGCAATTAATGAACAGTGCTATGGAGGGTATTTTGCCTAAATCACCTTCCGGCCAGAATAATATCGTTGAACAAGTGGCGAATAAAACACCCAATAGTCAAAACGTAAACCCACCTATAGCAAATGCGGCCAATAGTGCAAACAGTACAACTGTTAGAAAGCAGGAAGATGGTATGTTGCCTCAAGAGCTTACCTCGATGTCAGAGCATGATCTGTTAAGCTACATAAATCCGAGCTGCTTCGATCCTCAAAACGGTTTTCTTATGTAG